The Nicotiana tomentosiformis chromosome 2, ASM39032v3, whole genome shotgun sequence genome includes the window ccgtaggaccaagagaaaaccacattcACATGTCCGTATGGAACTTTTGCATTCTCACAGATGctgtttggtttgtgtaatgcaccggctacctttcagcggtgtatgatggcaatatttatgGATATGGTGAAGGACGTcctcgaagtgttcatggatgatttcagtgtTGTGGGGGACTCATTTGAAGAATTCTTGGATAATTTTGACAAAGTGTTGGCCCATtgtgaagagaccaacctagtgcttaattgggaaaaatgtTACTTTATGgttgaggagggcattgtcctcggccataagatctcaaaggacggtattgaagtggacaaagcaaagattgaagttatttcaaaactccctcctcctactttcgtcaagggagttaggagctttcttgggcgCGCGGGGTTCTACCAAAGGTTCattaaggatttctcaaaagtggtgaaccccttgtgcaagctgctagaaaaggatgcaaagtttgtgttcaatgaagattgcatgaaagcttttgagcttctcaagtataaattgacaaccactcccatcatcaccgcacccaattggaacttaccatttgagctcatgtgcgatgctagtgacgttgcggtaggagcaattttggggcaaagggtcaacaagatatttcatccggtctattatgcaagtaAAAcgatgaatgatgcccaagtcaattatacggtGACCGATAAAGAGTTATTATCCATTGTCTTCGCCATGGAAAAGTTCAGGCCATATctcatgggtgccaaagtgattgtgcacactgATCACGCGGCACTCCGTTACTTGATGACCAAGAAGGACTCGAAGGCTAGGTTGATAAGATGGGTTCTTCTACTTTAAGAGTTTTACCTTGAAATCGTtgatagaaaaggaagtgataatcaagtggcggaccacttgtctcgcttAGAAGAGGAAGGAAGGCCCCACAATGGCCTCAAAATCAATGATTCATTCCCGAatgaacaactcctctccgtgtctttgaatggtatgctttggtttgccgatgtggctaactttcttgtgactgGAATTATCCCGAGTGAGCTCTCTTttaaccaaaggaagaaactcaaacgggataacttggattattattgggacgagcccttTTTTATcaagatttgcaatgatggtgtgatcCGGAGATGTGTCCCGGAAGAGTAGCAAATGAATATTCTTGATGCTTGCCATTCCTCTCCCTagggtggtcatcatggtggggcgagaactgcttcaaaggttcttagctatggattttattggcctaccctgtataaagatacaagtgagcttgttaagaggtgtgatgaatgccaaagagctggtggaatttccaagaaggatgaaatacctctcacca containing:
- the LOC138905419 gene encoding uncharacterized protein, producing MYEFLGPSSTLAVIISACLTNVQVDSTLAVLQKRIKTIGWTLADIRGISPSFCMHKIILEDDAKPSMEYQRRLNEAMQEVIKKEIVKWLDVGVVYPISDSSWTSPVQCVPKKGMLFGLCNAPATFQRCMMAIFMDMVKDVLEVFMDDFSVVGDSFEEFLDNFDKVLAHCEETNLVLNWEKCYFMVEEGIVLGHKISKDGIEVDKAKIEVISKLPPPTFVKGVRSFLGRAGFYQRFIKDFSKVVNPLCKLLEKDAKKGSDNQVADHLSRLEEEGRPHNGLKINDSFPNEQLLSVSLNGMLWFADVANFLVTGIIPSELSFNQRKKLKRDNLDYYWDEPFFIKICNDGVIRRCVPEE